A window from Salvia miltiorrhiza cultivar Shanhuang (shh) chromosome 2, IMPLAD_Smil_shh, whole genome shotgun sequence encodes these proteins:
- the LOC131008163 gene encoding zinc finger BED domain-containing protein RICESLEEPER 1-like: protein MVGAMKTKFDKYWGECNLLMAIAAILDPRCKMTVIEYCFPKMYSKEEAREKIKKVKDALYELYDEYVADMYSDTSTQSEQIIDNTDRRSGVKVASGWSEFIQHVKSAQTSKPQQSELSNYLEEGCHICEDMSTPFDALEWWRTSALKYRILSKMARDILAIPVSTVASEATFSAGGRVIDAYRASLNADTVQTLICGGDWCRSLHGVKRKNKSEKKPLEIMLPIP, encoded by the exons ATGGTTGGAGCTATGAAGACTAAATTTGACAAATATTGGGGAGAGTGCAACTTGTTGATGGCTATTGCTGCTATTTTAGATCCGAGGTGTAAGATGACGGTCATTGAGTATTGTTTTCCCAAAATGTATTCCAAAgaagaagctcgtgaaaaaatCAAGAAAGTCAAGGATGCATTATATGAGTTGTATGATGAATATGTGGCGGACATGTATTCTGATACTTCTACACAAAGTGAGCAAATCATTGACAATACCGATCGCAGAAGTGGAGTTAAAGTAGCTTCGGGCTGGTCCGAGTTCATTCAACATGTGAAATCTGCTCAAACTAGTAAGCCACAACAGTCAGAGTTGAGCAACTACTTGGAAGAGGGATGTCATATTTGTGAAGATATGTCAACTCCATTTGATGCTTTAGAATGGTGGAGAACGAGTGCCTTGAAGTATCGTATATTATCTAAAATGGCTCGTGATATACTAGCTATTCCCGTCTCAACTGTGGCATCAGAAGCTACTTTTAGCGCAGGGGGTCGAGTTATTGATGCATATCGAGCCTCATTGAATGCCGATACAGTGCAAACATTGATTTGTGGAGGAGATTGGTGTCGTAGTCTTCATGGTGTGAAGAGAAAAAACAAA AGTGAGAAGAAACCTTTGGAGATTATGCTGCCCATTCCTTGA
- the LOC131008164 gene encoding zinc finger BED domain-containing protein RICESLEEPER 2-like, with translation MAFSPPEVSSTMPNAITSQNSIDNQHSTDDHIVTNTDIEGGSGDGETGGSADGETGGSGDGDTGGAEDDLHFQPKKRQKTSKVWLEFNVIDAVNKAECKHCKSRLSILKSKSTTHLSRHLACCLKRKLNQKQQQKISLEPINENSVSMASIALTDGKFDMRKMREAIAHWILMHEHPFTIVEEEGFNMMQKRAALDWEKVSRNTIKKDCTQVYDIERKKLMAQLKNINKISVTTDLWRSTNQKIEYMVLTGHFVDSCWKLQKRVLSFVHLPPPHRGVEIADNLYKCMKDWGIENKVFTISVDNASNNDVAIRILADTFSRNKKLLCGGKLFHVRCCAHILNLMVQEGLSRIAYIIEDIHESVLFINYNEARLRAFSEIVQQLQLPHRKLVLECKTRWN, from the exons ATGGCATTCTCCCCTCCTGAAGTCTCCTCAACAATGCCCAATGCAATAACATCTCAAAACTCCATTGACAATCAACATTCAACGGATGATCATATTGTTACAAATACTGACATTGAAGGTGGAAGTGGAGATGGTGAAACAG GTGGAAGTGCAGATGGTGAAACAGGTGGGAGTGGAGATGGTGATACAGGAGGAGCAGAAGATGATTTGCACTTTCAGCCGAAGAAGAGACAAAAGACTTCGAAAGTTTGGTTGGAGTTCAATGTAATTGATGCTGTCAATAAAGCCGAGTGCAAGCATTGCAAATCTAGACTATCGATTTTGAAGAGCAAGAGTACTACCCACCTCTCAAGACACTTGGCTTGTTGTTTGAAGCGAAAGCTAAATCAGAAGCAACAACAGAAGATTTCATTGGAGCCTATCAATGAAAATAGTGTTTCCATGGCTTCCATTGCTCTCACAGATGGCAAATTTGACATGAGAAAAATGAGGGAGGCAATTGCTCATTGGATACTCATGCACGAGCATCCATTTACaattgttgaagaagaaggatTTAATATGATGCAGAAACGTGCAGCATTGGATTGGGAAAAGGTATCACGCAATACAATCAAGAAAGATTGTACTCAAGTGTATGATATTGAGAGGAAGAAGCTGATGGCACAACTAAAGAACATCAACAAGATTAGTGTGACTACCGATTTGTGGAGATCAACGAATCAGAAGATCGAATACATGGTACTTACTGGACATTTTGTTGACTCTTGCTGGAAATTGCAAAAAAGAGTTCTTAGTTTTGTTCATCTACCACCTCCTCATCGTGGTGTTGAGATAGCGGATAATCTTTACAAGTGTATGAAAGATTGGGGTATTGAGAATAAAGTGTTCACCATTTCAGTCGACAATGCTTCAAACAACGATGTGGCAATTCGCATATTGGCTGACACTTTCTCAAGAAACAAGAAGTTGTTATGTGGAGGTAAACTGTTCCATGTGCGGTGTTGTGCACACATCCTGAACCTTATGGTTCAGGAGGGACTTTCAAGGATTGCTTACATTATTGAAGACATACATGAAAGTGTGCTCTTCATCAATTACAATGAGGCAAGACTTCGAGCATTCTCTGAAATTGTGCAGCAGTTACAACTACCACATCGGAAGCTTGTTCTCGAGTGCAAAACAAGATGGAACTGA
- the LOC131008165 gene encoding uncharacterized protein LOC131008165, giving the protein MLKWFWRYLASGEELWARVIKSVYGDLEWGEDGQCRLRMRGGMTGWWSKIVDKGRGGENDRWFSENISRELGNGLGIRFWDEVWTGNRPLKFLFPRLFALSSDQQGLVGEFGNWAGEEWNWEFRWRRDLREREIEMVNNLLLVISSLAPCAGKKDGWKWKAAKDGVFSAKSAYEAISKEKGEMASKHHEGLAQVWEAPTPHKATVVAWRSLRNRLATCDNLVRRNVPIQVEEKWCNACVGHEETVEHLFIHCPKTDQVWDYIQQWLNIKTAKPQGLSQHFLSFTHGGKGKKIRNFLKALWVGTIWLLWSSRNESRFEGKEWDPQKLVLEIKGRIWSWNKTFQMVEVNVPFSLWCSREYTLPFL; this is encoded by the coding sequence ATGTTGAAATGGTTTTGGAGATACTTGGCGAGCGGGGAAGAGCTGTGGGCAAGGGTGATTAAATCTGTGTATGGGGATTTGGAGTGGGGAGAAGATGGGCAGTGCAGACTCAGGATGAGAGGAGGGATGACTGGCTGGTGGTCGAAAATTGTTGACAAAGGAAGGGGAGGTGAAAATGACAGATGGTTCTCTGAGAATATCTCACGCGAGCTCGGGAATGGCTTGGGTATTAGATTCTGGGATGAGGTGTGGACGGGGAATAGGCCGTTGAAATTTTTGTTCCCAAGATTATTCGCGTTGAGTTCAGACCAGCAGGGGCTGGTCGGAGAGTTTGGAAATTGGGCGGGTGAGGAGTGGAATTGGGAGTTcaggtggagaagagatttgCGTGAGAGGGAGATCGAAATGGTTAATAATCTGCTGCTTGTTATCTCTTCTTTGGCCCCCTGTGCAGGAAAGAAAGACGGATGGAAATGGAAAGCAGCAAAAGACGGAGTTTTCTCAGCCAAGTCGGCATATGAGGCCATTTCAAAGGAGAAAGGCGAGATGGCATCTAAACACCACGAGGGGTTGGCCCAAGTCTGGGAGGCGCCAACTCCACATAAGGCGACGGTTGTTGCATGGCGAAGCTTGAGGAATAGATTGGCGACGTGTGACAATTTGGTGAGGAGGAACGTACCGATTCAAGTGGAAGAGAAGTGGTGCAATGCATGTGTGGGTCATGAAGAGACGGTGGAACACCTGTTTATTCATTGCCCAAAAACCGATCAAGTTTGGGATTATATCCAGCAATGGCTcaacatcaaaacggcaaagcCACAAGGTCTCTCTCAACATTTTTTGTCTTTTACTCATGGTGGCAAAGGAAAGAAAATCAGAAATTTTTTGAAAGCTTTATGGGTTGGAACAATTTGGCTGCTGTGGAGCTCTAGAAATGAAAGTAGGTTTGAAGGAAAGGAGTGGGATCCACAAAAACTTGTGTTGGAGATTAAAGGTAGaatttggagttggaacaagaCTTTCCAAATGGTGGAAGTGAATGTTCCGTTTTCTTTGTGGTGCTCCCGAGAGTACACACTTCCCTTTTTGTAA